A window from Leptothermofonsia sichuanensis E412 encodes these proteins:
- a CDS encoding cytochrome c oxidase subunit 3 — MQGSTIETPDSLTPPVQAVTVAGHHEEHADLRVWGLLTFLVSESLMFGGFFAAYLFLRGLAYEWPPEGTEVELLVPAINTIILVSSSFVIHLGDTAIKKNDVKGLRKWYIVTALMGAVFLAGQVYEYSTLGYGLRTNVFSNCFYLMTGFHGLHVFIGLLLILGVLWRSRRPNHYNATKHTGVEMAEIYWHFVDIIWIVLFTLLYILTMF; from the coding sequence ATGCAAGGATCAACCATCGAAACACCTGACTCCCTGACTCCCCCAGTCCAAGCTGTCACCGTGGCTGGGCATCATGAAGAACATGCCGACTTGCGGGTTTGGGGATTGCTGACTTTTCTGGTTTCGGAATCCCTCATGTTTGGCGGTTTTTTTGCCGCTTACCTGTTTTTACGGGGGCTTGCCTATGAGTGGCCCCCCGAAGGAACAGAAGTGGAACTACTGGTACCTGCGATTAACACCATCATCCTGGTATCCAGTAGTTTTGTGATTCACCTGGGGGATACAGCTATTAAGAAGAATGATGTTAAAGGCTTACGCAAGTGGTACATCGTGACCGCATTGATGGGAGCGGTGTTCCTTGCAGGGCAGGTGTATGAGTACTCGACCCTGGGTTATGGACTTAGAACCAATGTCTTCTCAAACTGCTTCTATCTGATGACCGGGTTTCATGGACTGCACGTGTTTATTGGACTGTTGTTGATCTTAGGGGTGTTGTGGCGATCGCGCCGCCCCAATCACTACAACGCCACCAAGCATACCGGAGTGGAGATGGCAGAAATCTACTGGCACTTTGTAGACATTATCTGGATTGTGCTATTTACACTGCTTTACATTCTGACCATGTTTTAA
- the ctaD gene encoding cytochrome c oxidase subunit I — MTQAQIPVQNPPVIESSAHKKAWKWYEYFTFNIDHKVIGIQYLVTAFFFYLIGGLMAVAMRTELATADSDFIDPSLYNAFMTNHGTIMIFLWIVPSAIGGFGNFLVPLMVGARDMAFPRLNAIAFWLNPPAGALLLASFLFGGAQAGWTSYPPLSEITAPTAQSFWILSIVLVGTSSILGSINFIVTTLKMKVPSMRWDQLPLFCWAILATSLLALVSTPVLAAGLVLLLFDINFGTSFFKPDANGNVVLYQHLFWFYSHPAVYLMILPIFGIMSEVIPVHSRKSIFGYKAIAYSSLAICLVGLFVWVHHMFTSGTPPWMRLFFTISTLIVAVPTGIKIFSWVATLWGGKIRYTSAMLFALGLLSMFVIGGLSGVTLGVVPFDVHVHDTYYIVAHFHYVLFGGSVFGIYAGIYHWFPKMTGRMMNETLGKIHFVLTFIGTHLTFLPMHQLGLQGMPRRVAMYDPQFEPINQLCTIGAYVLAISVIPFTVNVIWSWIAGEKAGDNPWKAMTLEWTTESPPIIENWEILPVVTHGPYDYGLNGRSPMSEERPPASVS; from the coding sequence ATGACTCAAGCACAAATCCCTGTCCAAAACCCGCCAGTTATTGAATCCAGTGCGCATAAGAAAGCGTGGAAATGGTACGAATACTTTACCTTCAACATCGACCATAAGGTCATTGGGATTCAATATCTGGTTACTGCTTTCTTCTTTTATCTGATTGGGGGACTGATGGCCGTTGCCATGCGGACAGAACTGGCTACGGCAGACTCTGATTTTATCGACCCCAGTCTCTACAATGCTTTCATGACTAACCACGGCACGATCATGATTTTTCTGTGGATCGTCCCTAGTGCCATTGGTGGGTTTGGTAACTTCCTGGTGCCGCTGATGGTGGGTGCCAGGGATATGGCATTTCCCAGGCTAAATGCGATCGCCTTCTGGCTGAATCCTCCTGCCGGGGCATTGTTGCTGGCAAGCTTTCTGTTTGGGGGTGCCCAGGCAGGGTGGACTTCTTACCCTCCCCTGAGTGAAATTACTGCCCCCACTGCCCAGAGTTTCTGGATTCTCAGCATTGTCCTGGTGGGAACCTCTTCCATTCTGGGTTCCATCAACTTCATCGTGACAACCCTCAAGATGAAGGTTCCCAGTATGCGGTGGGATCAGCTCCCCCTGTTTTGCTGGGCGATTCTGGCAACTTCCCTGCTGGCCCTGGTGTCTACTCCTGTATTGGCGGCTGGTTTAGTCCTGTTGTTGTTTGATATCAACTTTGGCACGTCCTTCTTTAAGCCCGATGCCAATGGTAATGTTGTGCTTTATCAGCATCTGTTCTGGTTTTACTCCCACCCGGCAGTGTATCTGATGATCCTGCCCATTTTTGGGATCATGTCTGAAGTGATCCCAGTCCATTCCCGTAAATCAATTTTTGGCTATAAGGCGATCGCCTACTCCAGTCTGGCCATCTGTCTGGTAGGTCTGTTCGTCTGGGTTCACCATATGTTTACCAGTGGTACCCCTCCCTGGATGCGGCTATTCTTCACCATTTCTACACTGATTGTGGCTGTTCCCACCGGCATTAAGATTTTTAGCTGGGTGGCAACCCTCTGGGGTGGCAAGATCCGCTACACCAGTGCCATGTTGTTTGCCCTCGGTCTGCTGTCTATGTTTGTGATTGGGGGACTGAGCGGCGTCACGCTGGGTGTGGTTCCCTTTGATGTCCATGTCCACGATACTTACTACATCGTGGCTCATTTCCACTATGTCTTGTTCGGAGGTTCGGTATTCGGCATCTATGCGGGAATTTACCACTGGTTTCCCAAAATGACCGGGCGGATGATGAATGAAACCCTGGGCAAAATTCACTTCGTTCTAACGTTCATTGGCACACACCTTACCTTCTTGCCCATGCACCAACTGGGTTTACAGGGAATGCCCCGTCGGGTGGCCATGTACGATCCTCAATTTGAACCCATCAACCAGCTTTGCACCATTGGGGCTTATGTGCTGGCAATTTCGGTGATTCCCTTTACAGTCAATGTCATCTGGAGCTGGATTGCTGGCGAAAAAGCTGGCGATAATCCCTGGAAAGCTATGACGCTGGAATGGACAACGGAGTCGCCCCCGATTATCGAAAACTGGGAGATATTGCCCGTTGTCACCCATGGACCCTATGACTATGGTTTAAATGGACGCAGTCCCATGTCCGAAGAAAGACCCCCCGCTTCAGTCAGCTAG
- a CDS encoding cytochrome c oxidase subunit II, translating into MSQVPASLLTLIAGIVITLLSVWVSLNHGLLPEQVSEQAPLVDNLFSIMLGIAFALFLVVQGAILIFVIKYRRPPGDDTDGVFLEGNFPLEIVWTAIPALIVIGLGIYSVDVYQRMGGFAPSTGMMAHSHPSAHVAHQPGHPPGSAIAAPLVADAADPASASVMDPDSEKAYKLPIYGFGAPPEAKNKADVTVNVVGLQYAWLFTYPDDGLTTGELHIPVGKSVQLNITAQDVIHSLWLPQFRLKQDALPGEKSQLNFVATKTGTYPIVCAELCGSYHGSMRTQVIVHTPEDYQQWLEENKVAQANSLNQAIAANPAEMSVSEFLTPYGEEMGINAEMLKQLHPHQ; encoded by the coding sequence ATGTCACAAGTTCCAGCTTCATTACTGACCCTGATCGCTGGTATCGTCATTACGCTTCTGAGCGTTTGGGTGAGTTTAAATCATGGGCTGTTACCCGAACAGGTGTCGGAACAGGCACCTCTGGTTGATAACCTGTTCAGCATTATGCTGGGTATCGCTTTCGCCCTTTTCCTGGTCGTTCAGGGAGCAATTTTGATTTTTGTCATCAAGTACCGCCGTCCCCCAGGAGATGATACCGACGGTGTCTTTCTGGAAGGCAACTTCCCGCTGGAAATTGTTTGGACAGCAATCCCAGCACTGATTGTGATTGGTTTGGGGATTTACAGCGTGGATGTGTACCAGCGCATGGGGGGCTTTGCACCCTCCACCGGGATGATGGCCCACAGTCACCCTTCTGCCCATGTTGCCCATCAGCCTGGTCACCCTCCAGGGAGTGCGATCGCGGCTCCCCTGGTTGCCGATGCGGCTGATCCCGCTTCCGCTTCTGTAATGGACCCAGACTCTGAAAAGGCGTATAAGCTTCCGATTTACGGCTTTGGCGCTCCACCTGAAGCCAAGAATAAAGCCGATGTCACTGTCAATGTCGTGGGATTGCAGTACGCCTGGCTGTTTACCTACCCGGATGATGGGCTGACTACAGGGGAACTTCATATTCCCGTTGGTAAAAGTGTGCAGCTTAACATCACGGCTCAGGATGTGATCCACTCTCTGTGGTTGCCCCAGTTCCGCCTGAAGCAGGATGCTCTGCCAGGGGAAAAGTCACAGCTAAACTTTGTCGCCACCAAGACGGGAACTTATCCGATTGTTTGTGCTGAACTGTGTGGCTCCTATCACGGCAGCATGAGAACCCAGGTAATCGTGCATACGCCTGAAGACTATCAGCAGTGGTTGGAAGAAAATAAGGTTGCCCAGGCGAATTCCTTGAACCAGGCAATTGCGGCAAACCCGGCTGAAATGTCGGTGTCTGAATTTCTGACTCCTTACGGTGAGGAAATGGGGATCAATGCTGAAATGTTGAAACAACTCCATCCTCATCAGTAA
- a CDS encoding DUF6391 domain-containing protein yields MTHSTSGQTAAGFWQTDLIDFFFSPTQQQDPIQTQDADLLHQFGFVPGLKELLMVRQVHALEHATVWVLSEKAPFKRHQNWRSSDNDSSDNELLGGMSTDRGFYLYGRVNSEELKQAVKLALRRITSGEWDLAVHPRCGTNLSVGMLLAAGFAVGASMLLPREPIGQIIGLGLAATTAAQLAPDLGSLAQRYVTTAIPFNLAVDSIQPIRDSFGRSAHFVQVRWVE; encoded by the coding sequence ATGACCCACTCAACCTCCGGGCAAACGGCAGCAGGCTTCTGGCAAACTGACCTGATCGACTTTTTCTTTTCGCCTACCCAACAGCAGGACCCGATTCAAACCCAGGATGCGGATCTGTTGCATCAATTTGGCTTTGTTCCAGGGCTGAAAGAACTGTTAATGGTGCGCCAGGTTCATGCGCTGGAACATGCGACGGTCTGGGTTTTGAGCGAAAAAGCGCCTTTCAAACGTCATCAAAATTGGCGTTCGTCAGACAATGATTCGTCAGACAATGAATTGTTAGGAGGCATGTCTACTGATCGGGGGTTTTACCTGTACGGACGGGTTAACTCGGAGGAATTAAAGCAGGCCGTTAAATTGGCGCTCCGCCGAATTACATCGGGAGAGTGGGATCTGGCCGTCCATCCCCGCTGCGGTACCAACCTGTCGGTGGGGATGTTGCTGGCGGCAGGATTTGCTGTTGGAGCATCCATGCTGCTACCCCGCGAACCAATCGGTCAAATCATTGGGTTGGGGCTTGCCGCTACTACGGCTGCCCAGCTTGCTCCTGACCTGGGTAGCCTGGCTCAACGGTATGTGACGACGGCGATTCCTTTTAATCTGGCTGTGGATAGTATTCAACCCATTCGGGATTCCTTTGGGCGATCTGCACATTTTGTTCAGGTTCGGTGGGTGGAATAA